In Porites lutea chromosome 1, jaPorLute2.1, whole genome shotgun sequence, a single genomic region encodes these proteins:
- the LOC140949216 gene encoding ZP domain-containing protein-like: MSISLPKALLKGLDREHLRLRDLSCGATETSTHFILSTNLTGCDTVKRHTKGFVCYMNKVEEIPIKPGQIITRIREVEIPFACYYSNMGVVSAVGLQVKSKKIVFSEKGFGKFVLVLDIFPTPRFELPYKKKDFPIVVPLRKILYVKVSVDTEDERLRVLAVDCWATPDPNPFSRGLRYDLIKDGCAVDNTVMDIRTLDKRMQKFKFEAFSFIGDNQFVYLHCKVLICNATDPNSRCAQGCVQRKRRAVATQVSKDEEVHVSQGPFMRGDDEEETKVEETVKDMSDTEKSGTFPTLVAAMAVVAAVCVMGVSYFARNSRKRGAVRDYQRLTVTAED, from the exons ATGTCGATCAGCCTTCCAAAGGCTCTTCTTAAGGGTTTGGACAGAGAGCATCTTCGCCTCCGTGATTTGAGCTGCGGAGCCACGGAAACCAGTACTCACTTCATTCTTAGCACAAATCTCACTGGATGTGACACAGTCAAACGACACACCAAGGGCTTTGTCTGCTACATGAACAAGGTGGAGGAGATTCCCATCAAGCCAGGTCAGATCATCACACGAATTCGGGAAGTGGAAATCCCCTTCGCCTGTTACTACTCCAACATGGGAGTCGTATCCGCCGTTGGCCTTCAagtcaaaagcaagaaaatcgtCTTTTCGGAGAAAGGATTTGGAAAATTCGTACTGGTACTGGATATTTTTCCTACTCCTAGATTCGAACTCCCGTACAAGAAAAAGGACTTCCCGATTGTGGTACCGCTGAGGAAGATACTGTATGTGAAAGTCAGCGTTGATACAGAAGACGAGAGGCTTCGCGTCCTGGCAGTAGATTGCTGGGCTACACCAGACCCTAACCCTTTCAGCAGGGGATTGAGATACGACCTCATTAAGGATGG ATGTGCAGTAGATAATACCGTAATGGACATTCGAACATTGGACAAGCGTATGCAGAAATTCAAATTTGAGGCCTTCAGTTTTATAGGTGACAATCAGTTCGTCTACCTGCACTGTAAGGTCTTGATTTGTAACGCAACCGATCCTAACTCACGTTGTGCGCAGGGCTGCGTTCAACGAAAAAGGAGGGCCGTGGCAACTCAAGTATCCAAGGACGAGGAAGTACACGTGTCTCAGGGACCATTCATGCGTGGAGATGACGAAGAAGAAACGAAAGTAGAGGAAACAGTGAAAGACATGAGTGATACAGAAAAAAGTG GTACGTTTCCTACCTTGGTCGCTGCCATGGCTGTGGTTGCTGCCGTTTGCGTCATGGGTGTGTCTTATTTCGCACGGAACAGTAGGAAGCGAGGAGCTGTGCGTGATTACCAGCGACTCACTGTTACCGCTGAAGACTAG